A window of Paremcibacter congregatus contains these coding sequences:
- a CDS encoding cupin domain-containing protein, whose product MSLILDSLPTTEEFFRDFWNKKPFVVRGMIPKEITGALIDEDHLAGLSLEEDVKSRLVRKGETQRDWTCDHGPFDETVFGELGEEDWSLLVQNTDQFHEETAALLTYFNFTPRWLLDDIMVSFSPKGGTVGAHTDSYHVFLVQGKGERRWKVAHDALKNEDYIEDIPLKILRNTFEGDDITVTEGDVIYIPPRFAHQGVSLAPSLTYSVGFLGPSLSEMLSEFGHYIEEHHHDIPRYLGQNLSESAVPFQVAPNHINDLKSFMTEIFDQDYFTKWLTHYFCAPHQTYDDTDDDAHDDAHDDDDNATDIIAGNILLIKPPAVKLMFTPLNVPQKYCISAGDFTFELDFSDLFLVNMMAQEAPFSAELFTNHPEILQNLLDRNILEIAPCK is encoded by the coding sequence CTTTTGGAATAAAAAGCCCTTTGTCGTGCGCGGTATGATCCCAAAGGAGATCACAGGCGCCCTGATTGATGAAGACCATCTCGCGGGACTCTCACTGGAAGAGGACGTCAAATCCCGCCTGGTGCGAAAAGGCGAAACACAGCGCGACTGGACATGTGATCACGGCCCCTTTGACGAGACGGTTTTTGGCGAATTAGGCGAAGAAGACTGGAGCTTGCTTGTCCAGAATACCGACCAATTTCATGAGGAAACGGCGGCGCTTCTGACATATTTCAACTTCACCCCCCGGTGGCTGCTTGATGATATTATGGTCAGTTTTTCGCCAAAAGGCGGCACCGTAGGCGCGCATACGGACAGTTATCATGTTTTCCTGGTCCAGGGGAAAGGCGAAAGACGCTGGAAAGTCGCCCATGATGCCCTCAAAAATGAAGACTATATCGAAGACATCCCCCTCAAAATATTAAGAAACACCTTTGAAGGGGACGACATCACCGTCACAGAAGGAGATGTCATTTACATTCCCCCAAGGTTTGCCCATCAAGGGGTCAGTTTAGCACCCTCCCTCACCTATTCCGTGGGATTTCTAGGGCCGTCCCTGTCCGAAATGCTCAGCGAATTTGGCCATTACATAGAAGAACATCACCACGACATCCCGCGATATCTGGGTCAAAACCTCAGCGAAAGCGCCGTCCCCTTTCAGGTTGCCCCAAACCATATTAATGATTTAAAGTCTTTTATGACTGAGATTTTCGATCAGGATTATTTCACCAAATGGCTGACCCATTATTTTTGCGCCCCCCATCAAACTTATGACGATACAGATGATGACGCCCATGATGACGCCCATGATGATGATGATAATGCAACGGACATCATCGCGGGAAATATCCTGCTGATCAAGCCACCCGCCGTGAAATTAATGTTTACCCCTTTGAACGTCCCGCAAAAATATTGTATCTCGGCAGGTGACTTCACCTTCGAACTGGATTTTTCTGATCTGTTTCTCGTCAATATGATGGCGCAGGAAGCCCCCTTCTCAGCGGAACTATTTACCAACCATCCTGAAATTTTACAAAATCTACTCGACCGAAATATTCTTGAAATAGCCCCCTGTAAATAA
- a CDS encoding ABC transporter permease — translation MNYRGIWSIYKFEMARTFRTIGQSIAAPVISTVLYFIVFGSAIGSRISDIDGVPYGAFIVPGLIMLTILGQSISNASFGIYFPRFTGTIYEILSAPLSFLEITIGYVGAAATKSIVIGLIVLFTAGFFVPLEVQHPFWMAFFLVMTCVTFSLLGFIIGIWADGFEKLQLIPLLIVTPLTFLGGSFYSITMLPAFWQKLSLLNPVVYLISGFRWSFYESSDVSLMTSLIMILVFLLLCIAVLAWIFKTGYRLKS, via the coding sequence ATGAATTATCGCGGGATATGGTCCATTTATAAATTCGAGATGGCGCGCACCTTCCGCACCATCGGTCAGAGCATTGCCGCACCGGTGATTTCCACGGTGCTGTATTTTATCGTTTTCGGATCGGCCATCGGGTCGCGCATCAGCGACATCGACGGCGTCCCTTATGGGGCTTTCATCGTGCCGGGACTGATCATGCTGACTATCTTGGGCCAGAGCATTTCCAACGCCTCCTTCGGCATTTATTTTCCCCGTTTCACCGGGACGATCTATGAGATCCTCTCCGCGCCGCTGTCCTTTCTGGAAATTACCATCGGCTATGTGGGGGCGGCGGCGACCAAATCGATCGTCATCGGCCTGATTGTGCTGTTCACCGCCGGTTTCTTTGTGCCGCTAGAGGTCCAGCACCCCTTTTGGATGGCCTTCTTCCTGGTGATGACCTGCGTCACCTTTAGCCTTCTGGGTTTTATCATTGGCATCTGGGCGGACGGGTTTGAAAAGCTGCAGCTTATCCCGTTGTTGATCGTGACGCCGCTGACCTTTCTCGGGGGCAGTTTTTATTCCATTACCATGCTGCCGGCCTTCTGGCAAAAACTGTCCCTGCTCAATCCGGTGGTCTATCTCATCAGCGGCTTCCGCTGGAGCTTTTATGAAAGTTCCGACGTCAGTCTGATGACAAGCCTGATTATGATTCTGGTTTTTCTCCTGTTGTGCATCGCCGTGCTCGCCTGGATTTTCAAGACGGGATACCGCCTTAAGAGCTAG
- a CDS encoding ABC transporter ATP-binding protein, which yields MTPAIAVHNIVKRYDGGFLALDDVSLSVQPGEIFALLGPNGAGKTTLISIITGIVTASGGRVEVLGLDSVKDYRQARRHIGLVPQELTTDAFETVWNTVSFSRGLFDKPANRDYLEELLKRLSLWDKKNAQLRMLSGGMKRRVMIAKALSHEPDILFLDEPSAGVDVELRKSMWDQVRALRDTGVTVILTTHYLEEAEQMADRIGVINQGKLILVENKKTLMKKLGKKELVLELCAPLGEIPGALSGDNLHLSDDGMQLTFTYDPTKEDNGPVGLLERLKQEGVKCRDINTRESSLEEIFVQLVGEA from the coding sequence ATGACCCCCGCAATAGCAGTTCATAATATTGTTAAAAGATATGACGGCGGTTTTCTCGCCCTGGATGATGTCAGCCTGAGCGTGCAGCCGGGAGAAATATTTGCCCTGCTCGGGCCCAACGGCGCCGGAAAAACCACGTTGATCAGCATCATCACGGGAATCGTGACCGCGAGCGGTGGCCGGGTCGAGGTTCTCGGCCTGGACTCGGTGAAAGACTACCGCCAGGCGCGCCGCCACATCGGTCTTGTGCCTCAGGAACTGACGACAGACGCCTTCGAGACGGTCTGGAATACGGTCAGTTTCAGCCGGGGCCTGTTCGATAAACCGGCCAATCGTGACTATCTCGAAGAATTGTTGAAAAGACTGTCGCTGTGGGACAAGAAGAATGCCCAGTTGCGCATGCTGTCCGGCGGTATGAAACGGCGGGTCATGATCGCCAAGGCCCTGTCCCACGAGCCCGACATCCTGTTCCTTGACGAACCGTCCGCGGGCGTCGATGTCGAGTTGCGGAAATCCATGTGGGACCAGGTGCGCGCCCTTCGCGATACCGGCGTTACGGTTATTCTCACCACCCATTATCTCGAAGAGGCGGAACAGATGGCCGACCGGATCGGGGTGATTAATCAGGGTAAGCTTATCCTGGTGGAAAACAAGAAAACCCTCATGAAGAAGCTCGGCAAGAAAGAACTGGTGCTGGAGCTTTGCGCGCCGCTGGGGGAAATCCCCGGGGCTCTGTCCGGGGACAATCTGCATCTGTCCGACGATGGTATGCAATTGACTTTCACCTATGACCCGACCAAAGAAGACAACGGTCCGGTGGGGCTTCTGGAACGGTTGAAGCAAGAGGGGGTGAAATGCCGGGACATCAATACCCGGGAAAGTTCATTGGAAGAAATATTCGTACAATTGGTGGGTGAGGCATGA
- a CDS encoding TIR domain-containing protein codes for MLIAYTAFLGMIGLGGFIYINGRPRKIFVSYYSKGNSHFKNLIMAWGKTNRLNIEDVSTGIKIKSKDEYYLKKRIREQINKADYFVVFIGENTHTRQWVNWEIEQAKNLKKKIVAVKEKKTHKSPQPLLGCGAIWIYGFCEEEIKNALNA; via the coding sequence ATGCTTATTGCTTACACCGCCTTTCTAGGAATGATTGGCTTGGGGGGGTTCATATATATCAATGGCCGGCCGAGAAAAATTTTCGTCAGTTATTACTCGAAAGGTAATAGTCATTTTAAAAATCTTATTATGGCTTGGGGAAAGACTAACCGACTAAATATAGAAGATGTGTCAACTGGTATAAAGATAAAAAGCAAAGACGAATATTACCTCAAAAAAAGAATAAGAGAACAGATTAACAAAGCAGATTATTTTGTTGTATTTATTGGCGAAAATACTCACACAAGACAATGGGTTAATTGGGAAATTGAACAGGCCAAAAATCTTAAAAAGAAAATTGTAGCTGTTAAAGAGAAGAAAACTCATAAATCACCGCAACCACTGCTTGGTTGTGGCGCAATCTGGATATATGGGTTTTGTGAAGAGGAAATAAAGAATGCTCTTAATGCTTAA
- a CDS encoding TIR domain-containing protein: protein MGLPRTFVGFSSNDIKSYGLMKAWKANKNIDFNFTDCQLNTEIKSENEQYIKSRCRDRINMAGKYILLIGEDTKSKHKYVRWEAEVAIEKKCTIIGVNLDGSRIMVKDTCPPIIREIGAVFVSFSPKIIAHAIVNYEMGSDGLSYYYEDQIYKKLGC from the coding sequence ATGGGATTACCAAGGACTTTTGTAGGATTTAGTAGTAACGACATTAAAAGTTATGGCCTTATGAAGGCTTGGAAGGCTAACAAAAATATTGATTTCAACTTTACTGACTGTCAGTTAAATACAGAAATCAAATCAGAAAACGAACAATATATAAAAAGTAGGTGTCGTGACCGAATTAATATGGCTGGAAAATATATTCTTCTTATTGGAGAAGATACTAAAAGTAAGCACAAATATGTGCGCTGGGAGGCTGAGGTCGCAATCGAAAAGAAATGTACAATTATAGGAGTAAACTTGGACGGTTCCCGTATTATGGTTAAGGATACATGCCCTCCAATTATACGAGAAATAGGAGCTGTTTTTGTCTCATTTTCTCCTAAAATTATTGCCCATGCCATCGTAAACTATGAGATGGGAAGTGATGGTCTTTCATATTATTATGAAGATCAGATATACAAAAAACTAGGGTGTTAA
- a CDS encoding DUF4231 domain-containing protein: MPIKKFDDEHLPALFQSADMASLKAQSRYYFALKSYLILLVIAALIAFYFPNESYGALASVSLFLITLGILIWLNVQKPEDTWYNGRAVAESIKTRSWRWVMRAEPYDHEVPEEQIRKEFLSDLKSILNQNKSLSGHLDSQNNNGNAISDEMKEIRNLPLEERLEIYKKERVGDQATWYGKKALFNKRKAKQWFIISIILHSLAVFMLLYRVKEPSISLPIEVVATAASAVLTWLQSKKHNELNSSYSLAAHEIVLIKSEAEDVESEKLLSNFVVNSESAFSREHTQWSARKRT, translated from the coding sequence ATGCCCATTAAAAAGTTTGATGATGAGCACCTTCCTGCACTTTTTCAATCTGCAGATATGGCGTCCCTGAAAGCTCAGTCTCGCTATTACTTCGCGCTTAAAAGTTATCTGATTTTACTTGTTATTGCTGCTCTTATAGCATTTTATTTTCCTAATGAATCATATGGTGCATTAGCCTCTGTATCCCTTTTTCTGATTACATTAGGTATATTAATATGGTTGAATGTGCAAAAACCCGAAGATACTTGGTACAATGGAAGAGCTGTTGCTGAGTCAATAAAGACAAGATCTTGGCGGTGGGTTATGAGAGCAGAACCCTATGATCACGAAGTCCCTGAAGAACAAATAAGAAAGGAGTTTTTGTCAGATTTAAAGTCAATTCTAAATCAGAATAAGTCGTTATCCGGGCATTTGGATTCACAAAATAATAATGGCAATGCCATATCAGATGAGATGAAGGAAATTAGAAATCTTCCTCTTGAAGAAAGGCTGGAAATATATAAGAAAGAGCGTGTTGGTGATCAAGCAACATGGTATGGAAAAAAAGCCCTCTTCAACAAACGTAAAGCAAAACAGTGGTTTATAATATCTATAATTTTGCATTCTCTGGCGGTATTTATGCTTTTGTATCGGGTTAAGGAACCCTCAATATCATTACCTATAGAGGTCGTAGCAACCGCGGCGAGTGCCGTTTTAACTTGGCTTCAATCAAAGAAACATAATGAGTTGAATTCTTCTTATTCTCTTGCCGCGCACGAAATAGTGTTAATTAAAAGCGAGGCGGAAGACGTTGAATCTGAAAAATTGCTCTCGAATTTTGTAGTAAACAGTGAGTCAGCATTTTCAAGAGAGCATACTCAATGGTCTGCAAGGAAAAGAACCTAA
- a CDS encoding HEPN domain-containing protein, translating to MRVETEYKKSGLFWLPENENKKIPGTLIISDGGKIELEVIGLWDESAKSFNDDYEITRIIGDIEQGGLVTLNDCFFANKSYGTGCISRIIVNGALVGAAWEKDEKVTFNTLSFSVDCLDEWVGIRSLSTDTDQNRRTTTISCKLPENIGFTLDNGMELDIFFRRVLLETSNPPEAKITQLTYFKLKSKELRGLSEFTDVAFKLTNLMCFVMDETVTMKNISATTLEKLSDWGGNKKYPTPISIYYESKPYSEKVPSQAQHKMLFNFDSIKDNAQLIFNKWINAYKDLSPALNLYFSTQNGGQKFLEGRFLALAQGLENYHRRTNDETLMDSEEYNSLRKKILDGCPRDQMKWLEGRLMHGNEINFGKRLKRIIEPFKKFLGINKERESFIWDIVSTRNYLTHYSKSLKDQAVEGIELWELCEKMDVIFQFHFLKVIGFTDEEINSVVENCYPLQRKLEKFNKS from the coding sequence ATGAGAGTAGAAACAGAATACAAAAAAAGCGGTCTTTTTTGGTTGCCCGAAAATGAGAATAAAAAGATTCCTGGTACATTAATCATCAGCGACGGTGGAAAAATAGAATTAGAAGTTATTGGCCTTTGGGACGAAAGTGCCAAATCTTTTAATGACGATTACGAAATTACAAGAATAATAGGTGATATTGAACAAGGCGGGCTAGTTACCCTTAATGATTGTTTTTTCGCCAACAAGTCATACGGAACAGGATGTATATCAAGGATTATCGTTAATGGCGCTTTAGTTGGGGCCGCTTGGGAGAAAGATGAAAAAGTTACCTTTAACACTCTATCATTTTCTGTTGATTGTCTGGATGAATGGGTTGGAATTCGCAGTTTAAGTACCGATACGGATCAGAATAGAAGGACAACAACAATTAGCTGCAAGCTACCAGAGAACATTGGCTTTACATTAGATAATGGCATGGAACTTGATATTTTTTTCCGCCGAGTGTTGTTAGAAACTTCAAACCCGCCAGAAGCAAAAATTACTCAACTGACTTATTTTAAGTTAAAATCTAAAGAATTACGGGGCCTATCAGAATTCACAGATGTTGCTTTCAAGCTTACAAATTTAATGTGCTTTGTAATGGATGAAACCGTGACAATGAAAAATATTTCAGCAACAACGTTAGAAAAATTAAGCGATTGGGGAGGGAACAAAAAATACCCCACACCAATTTCTATTTACTATGAAAGCAAACCCTACTCTGAAAAAGTGCCCAGCCAGGCACAACATAAAATGCTGTTTAATTTTGATTCCATCAAGGACAACGCACAACTTATATTTAATAAATGGATAAATGCGTATAAAGATTTATCCCCAGCTTTAAACTTATACTTCTCGACACAAAATGGCGGTCAAAAGTTTCTTGAAGGAAGATTTTTAGCCCTTGCTCAAGGACTTGAAAATTATCACAGAAGAACGAACGATGAAACGCTAATGGATTCAGAGGAATATAATTCTTTGAGAAAAAAGATTCTTGACGGATGTCCCCGAGACCAAATGAAGTGGCTAGAAGGTCGGTTAATGCATGGAAACGAAATCAATTTTGGAAAGCGACTTAAAAGGATTATAGAGCCTTTTAAAAAATTCCTAGGAATTAATAAAGAAAGGGAGAGCTTCATCTGGGATATAGTTTCAACAAGAAATTATCTGACTCATTACAGCAAGTCTTTGAAAGACCAAGCCGTTGAAGGTATAGAACTCTGGGAATTATGTGAGAAAATGGATGTTATTTTTCAATTCCATTTTTTGAAGGTTATTGGTTTTACAGATGAGGAGATCAATAGTGTGGTAGAAAATTGCTATCCATTACAAAGAAAGCTAGAGAAGTTTAATAAATCATAG
- a CDS encoding dipeptidase, giving the protein MKNYTRALCSLLMIGTSVAAYAKTTDQLSIPEVLTMDTHVDIPYNFATPMVDAARDLHQQVSLDKMEAGGLNAAFFIVYVDQEYRNDWEYEAVKKASFMKFEAIHRMVRTYPERVGLALTADDVSKIAETGKRVALIGIENGFAIGKDINLLQRYYDLGARYITLIHNGHNDIGDSAQPLDHFGDAPEEHGGLSAYGREVIAKMNELGIMVDVSHAAKTTMMQAAKISKTPVIASHSGVRALVDHPRNMDDEQLLAMKKAGGVVQITAVDLFLQQRSAEYNAAVENIRQDLGLIDFHMERTASPELLALYHLRLKKEVDAKWRRASVKDLVDQIDYVVKLIGIDYVGIASDFDGGGGIEGWDDASETSNVTRELVARGYNEQDIAKIWGGNLLRVMRRVEQRDGR; this is encoded by the coding sequence ATGAAGAATTATACACGCGCCTTGTGCAGCCTATTGATGATAGGGACATCTGTTGCGGCTTATGCCAAGACGACGGATCAATTAAGCATACCTGAGGTTCTGACGATGGATACTCATGTTGATATTCCTTATAATTTTGCCACGCCGATGGTCGATGCAGCCCGGGACCTTCATCAACAGGTCAGTTTGGATAAAATGGAGGCCGGCGGTCTCAATGCGGCTTTCTTTATTGTTTATGTGGATCAGGAGTATCGCAATGACTGGGAATATGAGGCGGTAAAAAAAGCATCATTCATGAAGTTCGAAGCCATTCACCGCATGGTGCGGACCTATCCTGAACGTGTGGGACTGGCTCTGACCGCAGATGATGTGAGCAAGATTGCTGAAACCGGCAAACGAGTGGCCTTGATCGGTATAGAAAACGGCTTTGCCATCGGCAAGGATATCAATTTGCTCCAACGGTATTATGATCTGGGGGCGCGTTATATTACGCTTATTCATAATGGTCATAATGACATTGGCGACAGCGCCCAGCCTTTAGACCATTTTGGGGATGCGCCCGAGGAACATGGTGGGTTAAGCGCTTACGGGCGGGAAGTGATCGCCAAAATGAATGAGTTGGGCATCATGGTGGATGTCTCTCATGCGGCGAAGACAACCATGATGCAGGCGGCAAAAATTTCAAAGACCCCCGTCATAGCCTCCCATTCCGGGGTGCGGGCTCTTGTGGATCATCCCCGAAATATGGATGACGAGCAACTTTTGGCCATGAAAAAAGCAGGCGGTGTGGTGCAAATTACGGCAGTGGATTTGTTTCTGCAGCAGCGCTCGGCTGAATATAATGCGGCGGTGGAAAATATTCGTCAGGACTTGGGGCTGATCGATTTTCATATGGAGCGCACTGCCTCACCCGAGCTTTTGGCACTCTATCATTTGCGCCTGAAGAAGGAGGTTGATGCGAAATGGCGGAGGGCGTCCGTCAAAGATTTGGTAGATCAGATTGATTATGTGGTTAAGCTGATTGGCATTGACTATGTCGGCATTGCCTCTGATTTTGATGGCGGCGGCGGCATTGAAGGGTGGGATGACGCTTCTGAGACCTCCAATGTGACTCGGGAACTGGTGGCGCGCGGGTATAACGAGCAAGATATCGCGAAAATATGGGGGGGCAATCTGTTGCGGGTGATGAGAAGAGTTGAACAAAGGGACGGGAGGTAA
- a CDS encoding Na+/H+ antiporter NhaC family protein yields MEALSVLPPLVAIFIVVWRKEVILALFLAILTSELLLVASPGVSLPLMGLLNSLERVTTVFTDAGNSRILIFSLMIGALLAFIRVSGGMTAMVGLLINSGLARGQRSVSALTSLTGMVVFIESNLSVLTAGILSRGLFDKYGMSRARLAYIIDSTSAPVCILILLNGWGAYILALLAGYDLKLSPAEILWGTVPLNFYALVTLAIVFYTAYTGRVHGPLKAAEARMDTGDSSPIPEHAPTKARFMVVPLLVMVLGMVSFMYWTGDGDLSKGSGSKSVLYATALACLTGYIMMLMSGKFGHSQLVKISFDGMGELLPLVTIVLFSLALGASLKQLGTGIFIAGLVGDFLPLYLVVPMLFIAGGLMSFTTGTSWGTFAILIPLGVPLINELGLPPSLVLSAIMGGGVFGDHCSPISDTTAVSAIASGCDLLEHVRTQLPYALTAGGISLILYIIASLVLL; encoded by the coding sequence ATGGAAGCGTTGAGTGTATTACCGCCACTTGTGGCCATTTTTATTGTGGTATGGCGCAAGGAAGTCATTCTGGCTTTGTTTTTGGCCATTCTAACATCGGAACTTCTTCTGGTAGCCAGTCCTGGAGTGTCGCTGCCCCTAATGGGCCTCCTGAACAGTCTGGAACGGGTCACGACGGTCTTTACCGACGCGGGTAACAGCCGCATATTGATATTCAGCCTGATGATCGGTGCGCTTCTGGCCTTTATCCGGGTGTCCGGGGGCATGACGGCCATGGTGGGCCTCCTGATCAACAGTGGTCTGGCGCGCGGTCAGCGCTCGGTCAGTGCGCTAACCAGCCTGACGGGGATGGTTGTTTTTATCGAATCCAATTTAAGCGTTCTGACGGCCGGTATATTATCGCGTGGTCTGTTTGATAAATATGGCATGAGCCGGGCGCGCCTCGCCTATATCATCGATAGCACCAGCGCCCCGGTGTGTATTTTGATCCTGCTGAATGGGTGGGGGGCTTATATTTTGGCCCTGTTAGCCGGATATGACCTGAAATTAAGCCCTGCGGAAATATTATGGGGAACGGTCCCTCTTAATTTTTATGCATTGGTGACTTTGGCGATCGTTTTTTACACGGCTTATACCGGCCGGGTTCATGGACCCCTGAAGGCGGCCGAGGCCCGAATGGATACAGGAGACAGTAGCCCTATACCGGAACACGCCCCAACCAAGGCGCGTTTTATGGTGGTTCCTCTGCTGGTTATGGTCCTGGGCATGGTTAGTTTTATGTATTGGACGGGGGACGGGGATCTGTCTAAAGGCAGCGGATCAAAATCAGTATTATATGCGACGGCGCTCGCCTGTCTGACCGGATATATCATGATGCTGATGTCCGGGAAATTCGGTCATTCTCAATTGGTTAAAATTTCTTTTGACGGTATGGGGGAACTTTTACCCCTGGTGACGATTGTTTTGTTTTCTTTGGCCTTGGGAGCCAGTTTGAAGCAACTGGGGACAGGAATCTTTATTGCCGGACTGGTGGGGGATTTTTTACCCCTGTATCTGGTCGTGCCGATGCTGTTTATTGCGGGAGGATTGATGTCCTTCACCACGGGAACGTCTTGGGGAACTTTCGCCATTCTTATTCCGCTTGGGGTGCCGCTGATTAATGAATTGGGCCTGCCGCCGTCTCTGGTATTGTCGGCCATTATGGGGGGCGGCGTGTTCGGGGATCATTGTTCCCCCATATCGGATACGACAGCAGTATCAGCTATTGCCAGTGGCTGTGACCTTTTGGAACATGTACGCACTCAGTTGCCCTATGCCTTGACCGCAGGGGGGATCAGTCTGATCCTCTATATTATCGCCAGTTTGGTTTTGCTCTAG
- a CDS encoding NAD(P)/FAD-dependent oxidoreductase: MHPASPTEVTILGVGIIGIMSGLQLLERGVAVTFIDRHEPGDREQTSYGNAGSISIGNMMPMGKPGFIKEGAGMLIDPLAPLMLPIQYWHRSVPWVAKVCATSSERNALATAHAIGDLNLVSAAAWRKTVADLKLGDLVQATGWLKLYESEASFAKTRLEQQLMTELGIAYEVLDREQICDREPDIAPVFYGGLCQTESLAITNPGKLMKRLCAAALSRGAIFKKADVLAIERQADGYRLELTGGPHECATVLLSAGAWSQRLLEPLGYHIPLETERGYHLMFDSAASLSGPVINMDRYIALCPMGPNIRMTSCVELAGLDQPADYNRITKLAGVAQNFLPKLGNDVTDRWMGYRPSLPDSRPVIGKASRDPGLFLAFGNGHLGMTQGAGTGQLIAELICTGKTSLDLQAYSPVRFNA, encoded by the coding sequence GTGCACCCTGCATCCCCCACAGAAGTTACTATTCTCGGCGTCGGAATTATCGGCATTATGTCAGGGCTGCAGCTTTTGGAGAGAGGCGTAGCGGTGACGTTCATTGACCGTCACGAGCCCGGTGATAGAGAGCAGACGTCCTACGGCAATGCGGGGTCTATATCCATCGGTAACATGATGCCCATGGGAAAACCGGGATTTATCAAGGAAGGGGCGGGGATGTTGATTGACCCGTTGGCGCCGCTGATGTTGCCAATTCAATATTGGCATCGTTCCGTCCCCTGGGTGGCAAAAGTCTGCGCCACGAGTTCAGAACGAAACGCGCTGGCGACAGCCCATGCGATCGGCGATCTCAATCTTGTGTCCGCTGCGGCCTGGCGAAAAACTGTGGCAGATCTGAAGTTGGGTGATTTGGTTCAGGCCACGGGATGGCTCAAACTGTATGAAAGCGAGGCCAGTTTTGCCAAAACCCGGCTGGAGCAACAGCTGATGACCGAACTGGGCATCGCCTATGAGGTTCTGGACCGAGAGCAGATTTGTGACCGGGAGCCGGATATTGCGCCTGTTTTTTACGGGGGGCTTTGCCAGACGGAATCTCTGGCTATCACCAACCCCGGAAAACTTATGAAGCGCCTATGCGCCGCAGCATTGTCGCGGGGGGCTATTTTCAAAAAAGCGGATGTATTGGCGATTGAACGGCAGGCAGACGGATATCGACTGGAATTGACCGGAGGCCCCCATGAATGCGCCACAGTTTTGTTGTCGGCGGGAGCCTGGTCACAACGTTTATTAGAGCCCCTGGGTTATCATATTCCGCTGGAAACAGAGCGTGGATACCATCTGATGTTTGACAGTGCGGCGTCCCTGAGTGGACCGGTGATCAACATGGATCGCTATATTGCCCTGTGTCCCATGGGGCCGAACATTCGGATGACCAGTTGTGTTGAATTGGCCGGTCTGGATCAGCCCGCTGACTATAATCGCATTACAAAACTGGCGGGAGTGGCTCAGAATTTTCTACCAAAACTGGGGAATGATGTGACAGACCGCTGGATGGGGTATCGACCTTCTCTGCCGGACAGCCGTCCGGTGATAGGCAAAGCTAGTAGAGATCCGGGCTTGTTTCTCGCCTTTGGGAATGGTCATCTAGGCATGACCCAGGGAGCGGGAACAGGGCAGCTTATTGCGGAACTGATTTGTACGGGAAAGACGTCACTGGATCTTCAGGCCTATTCACCGGTCCGGTTCAATGCATAG